A window of the Chrysemys picta bellii isolate R12L10 chromosome 24, ASM1138683v2, whole genome shotgun sequence genome harbors these coding sequences:
- the LOC135977378 gene encoding maestro heat-like repeat family member 5, with product MWLDDVCDPRAGKAALRATALLARSHPQDVVLSCVAHTLSSDRCAIELWKALGEEPQLTREVLQQLLDKLQQRRREEKSGNVSLAAMRTIYEVLFLWGYREAILEMYPQMLILCVRQVQYVMELRLPGTYRASETSSPEEGSSCLSPLSTSVEAVKTLFSMPGYWKEFAGIQLQQGWDMISSRYYYSQGVGLIARAMIEFENPQLPAVFREAVTIVQSQKEDEQRHIAMTFCTELLQSPSIETIVTKSELKAQLMEWTQDKNPIIRRLSLRGLGSVVLQPAKVQLLRAQLPAIMDTFGDRNGVCVMEAMHKAGDIIYLLDGEGLGSISQDISVSLRPFIDDERGSVRSAAILLLGKVVSRVKDPDKGMVQQEMINCLLPLLLHLEDQEERVTLRCKLTLFRCAVFLRWAHLKRLFHSMAWDGSSQLLKCVWKCLVGGFLVP from the exons ATGTGGCTAGACGACGTCTGTGATCCCAGAGCCGGAAAAGCAGCGCTGAGGGCCACAGCCTTGCTGGCTCGCTCCCACCCCCAGGATGTGGTTCTGAGCTGTGTGGCGCACACGCTGTCATCGGACAG atgtgccattgagctgtggaaggccttgggtgaagaaccacagctcaccagggaggtgctgcagcagctgctggacaagCTCCAGCAGAGACGCCGGGAGGAGAAGAGCGGCAATGTGTCTCTGGCT gcAATGAGGACCATTTACGAGGTCCTTTTCCTGTGGGGATACCGAGAAGCCATCCTGGAAATGTATCCCCAGATGCTCATCCTCTGCGTCAGGCAAGTGCAGTATGTGATGGAGCTGCGCTTGCCAGGGACCTACAGGGCCAGCGAGACATCCAGCCCCGAGGAGGGGTccagctgcctcagccccctaag cACGTCAGTGGAGGCTGTGAAGACTCTTTTTTCCATGCCCGGATACTGGAAGGAATTTGCCGGCATCCAGTTACAGCAGGGTTGGGACATGATATCCTCCCGATATTACTACTCGCAGGGTGTTGGCCTAATTGCAAG agccatgatcgagtttgagaaccctcagctccctgcagttttCAGAGAGGCCGTCACCATTGTCCAGAGTCAGAAGGAGGATGAGCAGAGACATATCGCCATGACTTTCTGCACTGAG TTGCtccagagtccttccattgagaCGATAGTGACAAAATCAGAGCTCAAGGCGCAGCTCATGGAATGGACCCAGGACAAAAATCCCATCATACGTAGGCTCAGTCTGCGAGGCCTTGGCAGTGTTGTGCTCCAGCCAGCAAAG GTGCAATTGTTACGGGCCCAGCTGCCAGCGATCATGGACACGTTCGGTGACAGGAATGGAGTGTGTGTCATGGAGGCCATGCATAAAGCTGGAGACATCATCTACCTCCTCgacggggaggggcttggctccaTCTCCCAGGACATTTCAGTCAGCCTTCGCCCCTTCATTGATGAC gagaggggcagtgtgcGCTCCGCTGCCATTTTACTGCTTGGCAAGGTGGTGAGCAGGGTGAAGGACCCGGACAAAGGCATGGTGCAGCAGGAAATGATCAACTGcttgctcccgctgctgctgcatctcgaaGACCAGGAGGAGCGTGTGACACTG AGATGTAAACTGACGCTCTTCCGCTGCGCAGTGTTTCTCAGGTGGGCTCATTTGAAGAGGCTGTTCCACAGCATGGCCTGGGAtggctcctcacagctcctgaaGTGTGTCTGGAAGTGCTTGGTAGGTGGATTCCTTGTGCCTTGA